ATCCTTACCATCCAAGTCTAAGACTTCATAAACTAAAAGGTAAACTATCTGATTTTCATTCTATTTCAATAAATATGGAATATAGAGTTATTATAGATTTTATTATTAGAGATGATGAGATAATTCCAGTGGATATTCGGACACATGATGATGTTTACTAACTCATTTGTTCATTTAAAAT
This sequence is a window from Poseidonibacter parvus. Protein-coding genes within it:
- a CDS encoding type II toxin-antitoxin system YafQ family toxin: MSYKLLISDEYKKKLKKFFKKHPDMLDRYAKCIFILEQDPYHPSLRLHKLKGKLSDFHSISINMEYRVIIDFIIRDDEIIPVDIRTHDDVY